The Nocardioides zeae genome includes the window GGCGGGCAACGCCTGCCCGCTCAACGACGGCGCCGCGGCCCTCGTGATCATGAGCGACACGAAGGCGAAGGAGCTGGGCCTCACCCCGCTCGCGCGCATCGTCTCCACCGCCGTCACCGGCCTCTCGCCCGAGATCATGGGCCTCGGTCCGGTCGAGGCGATCCCGGCCGCGCTGCGCAACGCGGGCATGGGCGTGGGCGACATCGACCTGTTCGAGATCAACGAGGCGTTCGCCGTGCAGGCGCTCGGCTCGGCGCAGCAGATCGGGATCGACGTCGACAAGCTCAACGTCAACGGCGGCGCGATCGCCGTCGGTCACCCCTTCGGCATGACGGGTGCCCGCATCACGAGCACCCTCATCAACTCCCTGCGGTGGCACGACAAGCAGTTCGGCGTCGAGTCGATGTGCGTCGGCGGCGGCCAGGGCATGGCGATGGTCATCGAGCGCCTCTCCTAGACCGGGCGCACGAGCAGCGCCGTACCCTCCCCGGCCACCCGGGTGAGCACCACCGTCGCCTCGGCGTCGCCCCGGAGCGCCAGCCGCTTGCGCAGCTGCTCCGGGACGACGTCGACGCCGCGCTTCTTGATGGTGAGCCGCCCGACGCCGCGCTCGCGGAGCGCGGCGCGGAGCGCCTTCTCGCGGTAGGGCAGCTCCTCCACCACCTCGTACGTCGCGGCGAACGGCGTGCGGAACCCGGCGTCCGAGGTCACGTAGGCGATGTGCTCGTCGAGCAGGCCGCCCTCGACGGCCCCGGCCACGGCCGTGACGAGACCGGCGCGGATGACCGCACCGTCGGGCTCGTAGAGGTAGCGGCCGATCCCGCGGACGGGACGCTCGGCGCCGTCGTGGGGGTCGTCCTCCTCCGTGAGCGTCGCGAGCCCCTCGGCCCGCAGCACGGTCGCGCGCCGCCGGCTGACCGCGAGGTGGGGTGACCAGAGCACCGCCTCCTTCACCTCGCCGCGGTCGCTGACCCACTCCGCCTCGACGCCGTCGGGGACGAGGTCGTGGGGGAGGCCCGGCGCGAGCTTCGCGACGGCCGGGCGGCTCGTGAGCAGGCCCGCGACGAAGTCCCACGAGGGCACCCAGGCATCGGCGTCGAAGACGCGGCCGCGGCCGTCCCGCCGAGCGGGGTCGACGGCGGCGACCCCGAACCCGCCGAGGGGCAGCGTCGTCGCGTCCGCGACGGTGACCGCCCCCTCGAGCCCGAGGGCGGCCAGGTTCGCCTCGGCGATCGCCACGCGCAGCGGGTCGAGGTCCACCCCCGCCGCGACGAGCCCGGCGCGGGCCAGGGCGGTGAGGTCGCCACCGATGCCGCAGCCGAGGTCGACGACGGACGAGGGCCGGGCCGCGGCGAGCCGGGCGGCCCGGTGGTCGGCCACGGAGCGGCGGGTCGCCTGCTCGAGCCCGTCGGGCGTGAAGAACATCCGCAGCGCGTCCTCGCCGAACTTCGCGACACCGCGTACGCGGAGCCCGACCTGGGTCAGCGCGGCGGCGGAGCGCTCGGGGTCCGGCTCGGTGCGCCGCACCGCGGCCGCCGCGCGCACCGGGTCGCCGTCGGCGTCGGCGTACGCCCGGGAGGCCACGTCCAGCAGCGTGCGCCCGTCGTGCGTCAGCAGCCACCGGAAGGTCTCGAGGTCCACGTCGTCCATCCTCCCAGACACTTCTGGCACTCCCTCTGGTGGAGTGCTAACGTCGGCGCTGGCACTCTCCGGGTGAGTGTGCCAATCGTCGACGACGACGGCGCGACCCCCGCGACGGCGCGCTCGGAGCCGGCGACGACCACAGCCCCCGCCGGGCGGCGTCCGCCGTCCGGCATTCGGATCCGCACGGAAAGTGGAGGTCGACATCGTGTCGGTCAACATCAAGCCCCTCGAGGACCGCATCGTCGTCAAGCCGCTCGACGCCGAGCAGACCACGGCGTCCGGTCTCGTCATCCCCGACACCGCCAAGGAGAAGCCCCAGGAGGGCGAGGTCCTCGCGGTGGGCCCCGGGCGTTGGAACGAGGACGGCGACGAGCGCATCCCGCTCGACATCGCGGTCGGTGACAAGGTCATCTACAGCAAGTACGGCGGCACCGAGGTCAAGGTCGCGGGCCAGGAGTACCTGATCCTCTCGGGTCGCGACGTCCTCGCGATCGTCTCCTGACCCTGCAGCTTCTCTGAGGAGAGACATGCCCAAGATCCTTGAGTTCGACGAGAACGCTCGTCGCTCGCTCGAGCGCGGCGTCGACGCGCTCGCGAACACCGTCAAGGTGACGCTCGGCCCCAAGGGCCGCTACGTCGTCCTCGACAAGAAGTGGGGCGCCCCGACCATCACGAACGACGGCGTGACCGTCGCTCGTGAGGTCGAGCTGGACGACCCGTTCGAGAACCTCGGTGCCCAGCTCACCAAGGAGGTCGCGACCAAGACCAACGACGTCGCCGGTGACGGCACGACGACCGCGACGGTGCTGGCGCAGGCCCTGGTGCACGAGGGCCTCCGTGCCGTCGCCGCCGGTGCCAACCCGCTCGGCCTGAAGCGCGGCCTCGACCTGGCCGCCGCGGCCGTCGGCGACGCGCTCCGCGACGCCGCCCGCGAGGTCGACAACAAGGAGGACGTGGCCAGCGTCGGCACGATCTCCTCGCGCGACGCGCACATCGGCGCCCTGCTCGCCGACGCCTTCGACAAGGTGGGCAAGGACGGCGTCATCACCGTCGAGGAGTCGAACACGCTCGGCACCGACCTCGAGTTCACCGAGGGCATGCAGTTCGACAAGGGCTTCATCTCGCAGTACTTCGTCACCGACTCGGAGGGCCGCGAGGCTGTCCTCGACGACCCCTACATCCTCCTGCACCAGGGGAAGATCTCGGCCGTCGCCGAGCTGCTCCCGCTGCTCGAGAAGGTCATCGCCGCGGGCAAGTCGCTCTTCATCATCGCCGAGGACCTCGAGGGCGAGGCGCTCTCCACCCTCGTCGTCAACAAGATCCGCGGCACCTTCACCGCCGTCGCCGTCAAGGCGCCTGCGTTCGGTGACCGTCGCAAGGCGATCCTCCAGGACATCGCGGTGCTCACGGGCGCCCAGGTCGTGGCCCCCGAGGTCGGGCTCAAGCTCGACCAGGTCGGCCTCGAGGTGCTCGGCCAGGCCCGCCGCGTCGTGGTGACGAAGGACAACACCACGATCGTCGACGGCGCCGGCGACGCGTCGGCCGTCGAGGGTCGCGTCAACCAGATCAAGGCGGAGATCGAGAACACCGACTCCGACTGGGACCGCGAGAAGCTCCAGGAGCGCCTCGCCAAGCTGGCCGGCGGCGTCGTCGTCATCAAGGTCGGCGCGGCCACCGAGGTCGAGCTCAAGGAGAAGAAGCACCGCATCGAGGACGCCGTCTCCGCGACGCGCGCCGCGATCGAGGAGGGCATCGTCCCCGGCGGTGGCTCCGCGATCATCCACGCCGCCGCGGCGCTCGAGGGCGACCTCGGCCTCACCGGCGACGAGGCGGTCGGCGTGCGCATCGTGCGCAAGGCCGTCGACGAGCCGCTCCGCTGGATCGCCGAGAACGGCGGCGAGCAGGGCTACGTCGTGGTCTCCAAGGTGCGCGAGCTCGGCGTGGGCAACGGCTACAACGCCGCCACGGGCGAGTACGGCGACCTGGTCGCCCAGGGCGTCCTCGACCCCGTCAAGGTGACCCGCTCCGCGCTGGTCAACGCCGTCTCCATCGCGGGCCTGCTGCTGACGACCGAGACCCTGGTCGTCGACAAGCCCGAGGAGGAGGAGCCGGCCGCCGCCGGTCACGGCCACGGCCACGGTCACTGAGCGACCGCTCCACCAGCACCACCGCTCCGCCCCCGGCGCCCTCGTGGCGTCGGGGGCGGCGTGCGTCCGCGCCACGTTGTTGCACCGCCGAAACACCCCTGCCCCGGTCGCGCAACACGCACGGCGCACCGTCAGCCCCATGCTGTGGCGAGTACGCACCACCCTCCCCGACCGACCGGGCACCCTGGCCGTCCTCGCCCAGGAGTGCGGCGCCGCGGGCGTCAACATCCTCGCGCTCCAGGTCTTCCCGGGCGTCGAGGCCGTGACCGACGAGCTCGTCGTGCGCACCCCGGAGGGCTGGACCCTCGAGCAGCTCACCGGCCTCCTGGAGGGGGCGGGCGGGACCGACGTCGTCGGCACCCCGTGCACGGAGGCGGCCCTGGTCGACCAGCCCGCGCGCTACGTGCAGGCGGCCCGGGCCGTGATCGCGCGGCCGTCGCGGTTCCCCGAGGTCGTCGCGCAGCTCTTCGACGCCGAGCCCGGGGACGCCACCACCGGCGACGTGATGGAGATGACGGTCGGGGACGTCCAGGTCCAGGTACGCCGCCGGGCCGCCTTCACCGCCACCGAGCACGCCCGGGGAGCGGCGATGGCCGACCTGGTCTCGGACGTGCTGGCGCGCACGCCCACGGTGCTCGGCTCGAGCGCCCGCCGGATGGGCGGCGGCGCGACCCCGACCTTCGAGGTGGTGGGCCGCACGGTGCAGGCGACCGTGCAGGGCGTCGTGGTGGGCGTGGCCACGCTGCGGCCCGCGGAGCCGAGCGCCGAGCCCGGCCTGCACCCCGTCGACCTCGAGGTCGACCCGAGCTGGCAGCGCCGGGGGATCGGCACGCGGCTGCTCTCCGACATCGCCCGGCTCGCGGCCGGCGAGGGCGCCCAGGACATCCTCCTGTCCACCCGTGCGGACAACCAGGCGGTCCTCCCGCTGGTGCTCGCCGCGGGCCTCCGGGGCCGGATCCGCATGTCGGCGGACGTGCTCACCGTTCGCATCCCGGTGCGGGAGCTGAGGCCGCTGCCGCGGGCCTAGACTGGCTCCCATGAGCGCCACCGCCGGAGTCCCCGACAAGTTCGCCGCCCTCGGTCTGACCTACGACGACGTGCTGCTGCTGCCGGGCTACTCCGACCTGGCACCCAGCGAGATCGACACCACCTCGCGGCTCACGCGCGAGATCTCCCTGAAGGCCCCGCTCATCTCCGCCGCCATGGACACGGTGACCGAGTCCCGCATGGCGATCGCGATGGCCCGCCAGGGCGGCATCGGCATCCTGCACCGCAACCTCTCGGTGGCCGACCAGGCCTACCAGGTGGACCTGGTCAAGCGCACCCAGACGGGCATCATCTCCAACCCCGTCACCATCGGCCCCGACGCGACGCTGGAGGACCTCGACCGCATCTGCGGGGAGTACCGGGTCTCCGGCCTCCCCGTCGTCGACCCCGCCGACACGCTGCTCGGCATCATCACCAACCGCGACCTGCGCTTCACGCCGGTCGCCGAGTGGGCGACCACGAAGGTCGACGAGGTGATGACCCCGATGCCGCTCATCACGGGCGACGTGGGCATCAGCCGGGAGGACGCGACCGCGCTCCTGCGCAAGCACAAGCGCGAGCGCCTCCCGCTGGTCGACGCCGACGGCAAGCTCGGCGGCCTCATCACCGTCAAGGACTTCGTGAAGTCCGAGCAGTTCCCCGACGCGTCGTACGACGCGGACGGTCGCCTCCTCGTGGGCGCGGCGATCGGCTACTTCGGCGACGCGTGGGAGCGCGCGACCACGCTCATCGAGGCGGGCGTCGACGTGCTCGTGGCCGACACGGCCCACGGCCACGTGCGGCTGCTGCTCGACAT containing:
- a CDS encoding class I SAM-dependent methyltransferase: MDLETFRWLLTHDGRTLLDVASRAYADADGDPVRAAAAVRRTEPDPERSAAALTQVGLRVRGVAKFGEDALRMFFTPDGLEQATRRSVADHRAARLAAARPSSVVDLGCGIGGDLTALARAGLVAAGVDLDPLRVAIAEANLAALGLEGAVTVADATTLPLGGFGVAAVDPARRDGRGRVFDADAWVPSWDFVAGLLTSRPAVAKLAPGLPHDLVPDGVEAEWVSDRGEVKEAVLWSPHLAVSRRRATVLRAEGLATLTEEDDPHDGAERPVRGIGRYLYEPDGAVIRAGLVTAVAGAVEGGLLDEHIAYVTSDAGFRTPFAATYEVVEELPYREKALRAALRERGVGRLTIKKRGVDVVPEQLRKRLALRGDAEATVVLTRVAGEGTALLVRPV
- the groES gene encoding co-chaperone GroES, whose protein sequence is MSVNIKPLEDRIVVKPLDAEQTTASGLVIPDTAKEKPQEGEVLAVGPGRWNEDGDERIPLDIAVGDKVIYSKYGGTEVKVAGQEYLILSGRDVLAIVS
- the groL gene encoding chaperonin GroEL (60 kDa chaperone family; promotes refolding of misfolded polypeptides especially under stressful conditions; forms two stacked rings of heptamers to form a barrel-shaped 14mer; ends can be capped by GroES; misfolded proteins enter the barrel where they are refolded when GroES binds), encoding MPKILEFDENARRSLERGVDALANTVKVTLGPKGRYVVLDKKWGAPTITNDGVTVAREVELDDPFENLGAQLTKEVATKTNDVAGDGTTTATVLAQALVHEGLRAVAAGANPLGLKRGLDLAAAAVGDALRDAAREVDNKEDVASVGTISSRDAHIGALLADAFDKVGKDGVITVEESNTLGTDLEFTEGMQFDKGFISQYFVTDSEGREAVLDDPYILLHQGKISAVAELLPLLEKVIAAGKSLFIIAEDLEGEALSTLVVNKIRGTFTAVAVKAPAFGDRRKAILQDIAVLTGAQVVAPEVGLKLDQVGLEVLGQARRVVVTKDNTTIVDGAGDASAVEGRVNQIKAEIENTDSDWDREKLQERLAKLAGGVVVIKVGAATEVELKEKKHRIEDAVSATRAAIEEGIVPGGGSAIIHAAAALEGDLGLTGDEAVGVRIVRKAVDEPLRWIAENGGEQGYVVVSKVRELGVGNGYNAATGEYGDLVAQGVLDPVKVTRSALVNAVSIAGLLLTTETLVVDKPEEEEPAAAGHGHGHGH
- a CDS encoding GNAT family N-acetyltransferase, whose translation is MLWRVRTTLPDRPGTLAVLAQECGAAGVNILALQVFPGVEAVTDELVVRTPEGWTLEQLTGLLEGAGGTDVVGTPCTEAALVDQPARYVQAARAVIARPSRFPEVVAQLFDAEPGDATTGDVMEMTVGDVQVQVRRRAAFTATEHARGAAMADLVSDVLARTPTVLGSSARRMGGGATPTFEVVGRTVQATVQGVVVGVATLRPAEPSAEPGLHPVDLEVDPSWQRRGIGTRLLSDIARLAAGEGAQDILLSTRADNQAVLPLVLAAGLRGRIRMSADVLTVRIPVRELRPLPRA
- the guaB gene encoding IMP dehydrogenase, giving the protein MSATAGVPDKFAALGLTYDDVLLLPGYSDLAPSEIDTTSRLTREISLKAPLISAAMDTVTESRMAIAMARQGGIGILHRNLSVADQAYQVDLVKRTQTGIISNPVTIGPDATLEDLDRICGEYRVSGLPVVDPADTLLGIITNRDLRFTPVAEWATTKVDEVMTPMPLITGDVGISREDATALLRKHKRERLPLVDADGKLGGLITVKDFVKSEQFPDASYDADGRLLVGAAIGYFGDAWERATTLIEAGVDVLVADTAHGHVRLLLDMVQRLKSDPATKHVQVIGGNVATREGAQAFVDAGADAVKVGFGPGSICTTRVVTGAGVPQVTAVYEASLACHPAGVPVIADGGLQQSGDIAKALVAGAESVMIGSLLAGCEESPGELVFVNGKQYKAYRGMGSLGAMSSRGKKSYSKDRYFQAEVTSDDKIVPEGVEGQVAYRGPLAAVAHQLIGGLSQSMFYIGARTVPELQEKGRFVRITSASLKESHPHDIQMVAEAPNYQSR